The following are from one region of the Streptomyces rubrogriseus genome:
- a CDS encoding RNA polymerase sigma factor, with the protein MALLRRRARRGQGDDVRDDPLDAAQERRVRAVLALGGVPQADLPDGVQQVRLRLLERTASGREAPRDVSAWAAVVASNLAMDWHRARRRQDRLGERLAALRQTEHPGDEDASVLSLAVAQGLDELPDAQRQVLVLRFYADLPVRGIAEELGIPEGTVKSRLHTAVRALRARLHEDEVV; encoded by the coding sequence ATGGCTTTGCTGCGCAGAAGGGCCCGCCGCGGCCAGGGGGACGACGTACGCGACGACCCCCTGGACGCGGCACAGGAACGCCGGGTGCGGGCGGTGCTGGCGCTCGGCGGGGTACCGCAGGCGGACCTGCCGGACGGGGTGCAGCAGGTCCGTCTGCGGCTGCTGGAGCGGACGGCCAGTGGCCGCGAGGCGCCGCGCGACGTGTCGGCCTGGGCGGCGGTCGTCGCCTCCAACCTGGCCATGGACTGGCACCGGGCCAGACGCCGCCAGGACCGGCTCGGTGAACGCCTGGCCGCGTTGCGCCAGACGGAGCACCCCGGCGACGAGGACGCCAGCGTCCTGTCCCTGGCCGTCGCGCAGGGCCTGGACGAGCTGCCCGACGCCCAGCGCCAGGTCCTCGTCCTGCGCTTCTACGCCGATCTTCCGGTGCGCGGCATCGCCGAGGAGCTGGGCATCCCCGAGGGCACGGTCAAGAGCAGGCTGCACACGGCGGTACGGGCCCTGCGCGCCCGCCTGCACGAGGACGAGGTGGTGTGA
- a CDS encoding S8 family serine peptidase, whose amino-acid sequence MTNSPQREPIPGARRAARLALATGLAAALAAVGPVPAALAADGPATTAPPVDASVKSAHDKLGSDDADLLAEAKAAGEKNVTMMVATAPGRTEQVAKELDAVSGGTVGRTYDELGYVRATVPTAKADSAIAAAAKLSSVHGIDLRDEIPLDDPTPSADMAKGAAHKGRSYPAPNRWTPAENPYNPSFETGAVDFVKKYPKSDGRGVTIGILDSGVDLGHPALQKTTTGERKIVDWVTATDPVVDGDRTWRPMTTSVSGPTFTYDGQTWTAPAGSYRVSTFLESYTTGGDAAGDANRDGDTTDSWGVLYDAKAGTVRVDLNNNHDFADDTPMKPYKDGFQVGYFGTDDPKTDVAERQPFVVEVRKDVVYNSAGAKADFVNIGVIESEHGTHVAGLAAANGLFGGRMDGAAPGAKIVSSRACTWSGGCTNVALTEGMIDLVVDRGVDIVNMSIGGLPALNDGNNARAELYTRLIDTYGVQLVISAGNSGPGANTIGDPGLADKVISVGASISRETWAANYGSAVRTKYQMMPFSSRGPREDGGFTPTLTAPGAAVNSIQTWMPGAPVPEAGYDLPAGYGMLQGTSMASPQAAGASALLLSAAKQARIDLTPAKLRTALTSTADHIKGVQAYEEGAGLINIPDAWKSIRRGASAHEYTVKAPVDTAIDQFLETPGYGTGLYDREGGLKAGQKKTYEITLTRTSGADRPIPHELDFENNAGHTFRIVGRDEVKLPLNEPVTVKVEARPGSAGLKSAILEVDDPRTEGVDQQVLTTVVVSAPLKYDFSAKNSVQRNSTESYFVTVPEGAKALEVAIGGLKGESQTRFISIHPYGVPSDNTSTPYCYNNYLDGNGCRPDVRAYADPQPGVWEVEVEARRTSPLLDNPYELDVTVLGADFDPEVVTVPEAKAGTPADASWTVTNKYAALEGKLVGGPLGSSETSRPTIKQGDTATSTIEVPEGADSLDVAIGGVSDAAADLDLTVYGEDGAVVAQSADGDSEESVSVAKPAAGTYTVEVAGYSVPSGSTEYDYRDVYFAATLGSVTVDDSATVKLGTGASATVSGSVTALAAAPEGREFFGRVQLVNTHGTVAGLGSVRIGKVVP is encoded by the coding sequence ATGACCAACAGCCCCCAGCGCGAACCGATACCGGGCGCGAGACGCGCGGCCCGCCTGGCCCTCGCCACGGGTCTCGCCGCCGCGCTCGCCGCCGTCGGGCCGGTGCCCGCGGCCCTCGCCGCCGACGGGCCCGCGACGACCGCGCCGCCCGTCGACGCGTCCGTCAAGTCCGCCCACGACAAGCTCGGTTCCGACGACGCGGACCTGCTCGCCGAGGCGAAGGCCGCCGGCGAGAAGAACGTGACGATGATGGTCGCCACCGCGCCGGGCCGGACCGAGCAGGTGGCGAAGGAGCTGGACGCGGTCTCCGGCGGCACCGTCGGCCGCACCTACGACGAGCTGGGCTACGTGCGCGCCACCGTGCCCACCGCCAAGGCGGACTCGGCCATCGCCGCCGCCGCGAAGCTCTCCTCCGTCCACGGCATCGACCTGCGCGACGAGATCCCGCTGGACGACCCGACGCCGAGCGCCGACATGGCGAAGGGCGCCGCGCACAAGGGCCGTTCCTACCCGGCGCCCAACCGCTGGACCCCGGCCGAGAACCCGTACAACCCGTCCTTCGAGACGGGCGCCGTCGACTTCGTGAAGAAGTACCCGAAGTCGGACGGCCGCGGCGTCACCATCGGCATCCTCGACTCGGGAGTCGACCTCGGCCACCCGGCGCTGCAGAAGACCACCACCGGCGAGCGCAAGATCGTCGACTGGGTCACCGCCACCGACCCGGTCGTCGACGGCGACCGCACCTGGCGCCCGATGACCACCTCGGTCTCCGGCCCCACCTTCACCTACGACGGGCAGACCTGGACCGCGCCCGCCGGCTCGTACCGGGTCAGCACCTTCCTGGAGTCGTACACCACCGGCGGTGACGCCGCGGGCGACGCCAACCGGGACGGCGACACCACCGACTCCTGGGGCGTGCTGTACGACGCGAAGGCCGGCACGGTCCGCGTCGACCTGAACAACAACCACGACTTCGCCGACGACACCCCGATGAAGCCCTACAAGGACGGCTTCCAGGTGGGGTACTTCGGCACCGACGACCCGAAGACGGACGTGGCCGAGCGCCAGCCCTTCGTGGTCGAGGTCCGCAAGGACGTCGTCTACAACTCCGCGGGTGCCAAGGCCGACTTCGTCAACATCGGCGTCATCGAGTCCGAGCACGGCACCCACGTCGCCGGACTCGCGGCCGCCAACGGGCTGTTCGGCGGCCGGATGGACGGTGCCGCACCCGGCGCGAAGATCGTCTCCTCGCGCGCGTGCACCTGGAGCGGCGGCTGCACCAACGTCGCGCTCACCGAGGGCATGATCGACCTCGTGGTCGACCGCGGCGTCGACATCGTCAACATGTCGATCGGCGGACTGCCCGCCCTCAACGACGGCAACAACGCCCGCGCCGAGCTGTACACCCGGCTCATCGACACCTACGGCGTCCAGCTCGTCATCTCCGCGGGCAACTCCGGCCCCGGCGCCAACACCATCGGCGACCCCGGCCTCGCCGACAAGGTGATCTCGGTCGGCGCCTCCATCTCCCGCGAGACCTGGGCCGCCAACTACGGCTCCGCGGTGAGGACCAAGTACCAGATGATGCCGTTCTCCTCGCGCGGACCGCGTGAGGACGGCGGCTTCACGCCGACGCTGACCGCGCCCGGCGCCGCGGTCAACTCCATCCAGACCTGGATGCCGGGCGCGCCGGTCCCCGAGGCGGGCTACGACCTCCCGGCCGGCTACGGCATGCTCCAGGGCACCTCGATGGCCTCCCCGCAGGCCGCGGGCGCCTCGGCGCTGCTGCTGTCGGCGGCCAAGCAGGCCCGCATCGACCTCACCCCGGCGAAGCTGCGCACGGCGCTGACCTCCACCGCCGACCACATCAAGGGCGTGCAGGCGTACGAGGAGGGCGCGGGCCTGATCAACATCCCCGACGCCTGGAAGTCGATCCGGCGCGGCGCGAGCGCCCACGAGTACACGGTGAAGGCGCCGGTCGACACCGCGATCGACCAGTTCCTCGAGACGCCGGGCTACGGCACCGGCCTCTACGACCGCGAGGGCGGCCTGAAGGCCGGGCAGAAGAAGACGTACGAGATCACGCTCACCCGTACCTCCGGCGCCGACCGGCCGATCCCGCACGAGCTGGACTTCGAGAACAACGCGGGCCACACCTTCCGGATCGTCGGCCGCGACGAGGTGAAGCTGCCGCTGAACGAGCCGGTGACCGTCAAGGTCGAGGCGCGCCCCGGCTCCGCCGGGCTCAAGAGCGCCATCCTCGAGGTGGACGACCCGCGCACCGAGGGCGTCGACCAGCAGGTGCTGACCACGGTCGTGGTCTCCGCCCCGCTGAAGTACGACTTCTCCGCGAAGAACTCGGTGCAGCGCAACAGCACCGAGTCGTACTTCGTGACCGTCCCCGAGGGCGCGAAGGCGCTGGAGGTGGCGATCGGCGGGCTCAAGGGCGAGAGCCAGACCCGGTTCATCTCCATCCACCCGTACGGCGTCCCCTCCGACAACACCTCGACGCCGTACTGCTACAACAACTACCTCGACGGCAACGGCTGCCGCCCCGACGTGCGCGCCTACGCGGACCCGCAGCCGGGTGTCTGGGAGGTCGAGGTCGAGGCGCGGCGCACCTCGCCGCTGCTCGACAACCCCTACGAGCTGGACGTCACCGTGCTCGGCGCGGACTTCGACCCGGAGGTCGTGACCGTGCCCGAGGCCAAGGCCGGCACCCCGGCCGACGCCTCCTGGACGGTGACCAACAAGTACGCCGCCCTGGAGGGCAAGCTGGTCGGCGGTCCGCTCGGCTCCTCCGAGACGTCCCGGCCGACGATCAAGCAGGGTGACACGGCCACCTCCACGATCGAGGTGCCCGAGGGCGCGGACTCGCTGGACGTCGCCATCGGGGGCGTCTCCGACGCGGCCGCCGACCTGGACCTGACGGTCTACGGCGAGGACGGCGCCGTCGTCGCCCAGTCCGCCGACGGCGACTCGGAGGAGTCGGTCTCCGTCGCGAAGCCGGCCGCCGGCACGTACACCGTCGAGGTCGCGGGCTACTCCGTGCCGTCGGGCAGCACGGAGTACGACTACCGGGACGTGTACTTCGCCGCCACGCTCGGCTCGGTGACGGTGGACGACTCGGCGACGGTGAAGCTCGGCACGGGCGCCTCCGCCACGGTCTCCGGCAGCGTCACGGCCCTGGCCGCCGCCCCCGAGGGCCGCGAGTTCTTCGGTCGCGTCCAGCTGGTCAACACCCACGGCACGGTCGCGGGCCTGGGCAGCGTGCGGATCGGGAAGGTCGTGCCGTAG
- the pepN gene encoding aminopeptidase N, producing MPGENLSRDEARERAALLSVDGYEVSLDVRSAVGDAQGEGPRTFRSVTTLRFRCNEPGASSFADLVAPSVTAVSLNGRDLDPSEVFDGSRIALEDLAADNELVVDAQCAYSRTGEGLHRFVDPEDGEVYLYTQYEPADSRRVFANFEQPDLKAPFRFEVRAPEEWTVWSNGAGERADGVWRFAETKPISTYITCVVAGPYHYVTDSYERTFEDGTRLEIPLGALCRKGLAPHFDADDVFLITKQGFDFFHDHFDYPYPFGKYDQAFVPEYNLGAMENPGMVTFREEYIFRGKVTRASYEGRANTILHEMAHMWFGDLVTMEWWDDLWLKESFADFMGAFANVGATRFKDAWITFANRRKAWAYRADQLPSTHPITADIRDLEDAKLNFDGITYAKGASALKQLVAYVGQDAFLEGARRYFKRHAYGNTRLGDLLSVLEETSGRDMAAWSRSWLQTAGVNSLTPQVLLGEAGTVDELAVVQEAAESHPELRPHRVAVGLYRRTAEGTLERYARAEVDVEGPRTVVAELAGAEAPELVLVNDDDLTYCKTRFDATSLETLREHLGSLTDPLARALCWSALWNMTRDALLPARDFAALVLRFAGRESDIGVLQMLHAWTNSALVHYAAPDWRETGGRLLGEGALRELRDAAPGSEQQLAWARFFASVASGEAELELLRGLLEGTEKIEGLDVDQELRWAFLAPLAAHGAAEEGVLAAELARDDTASGKRHQVRCLAARPSAAVKAQAWAQVVESDALSNALVEATIAGFAQPSQRDLLAPYTEKYFAAIERVWAERSIQIGMDVVRGLFPSLRDSQDTLDATDAWLSAHQDAAPALRRLVLEARDDLARALRAQACDGGA from the coding sequence GTGCCCGGTGAGAATCTGTCCCGCGACGAGGCCCGGGAGCGGGCCGCCCTGCTGTCCGTCGACGGGTACGAGGTGTCCCTCGACGTGCGCTCCGCCGTCGGTGACGCGCAGGGCGAGGGGCCGCGCACGTTCCGGTCCGTCACCACGCTCCGCTTCCGCTGCAACGAGCCCGGCGCGAGCAGCTTCGCCGACCTGGTCGCACCGAGCGTCACCGCCGTGTCCCTCAACGGCCGCGACCTCGACCCGAGCGAGGTCTTCGACGGCTCCCGGATCGCCCTGGAGGACCTGGCCGCCGACAACGAGCTGGTGGTCGACGCCCAGTGCGCGTACTCCCGTACCGGCGAGGGACTGCACCGCTTCGTCGACCCGGAGGACGGCGAGGTGTACCTGTACACCCAGTACGAGCCGGCCGACTCGCGCCGGGTCTTCGCCAACTTCGAGCAGCCGGACCTCAAGGCGCCCTTCCGTTTCGAGGTGCGGGCGCCGGAGGAGTGGACGGTGTGGTCCAACGGCGCCGGTGAGCGCGCCGACGGGGTGTGGCGGTTCGCGGAGACCAAGCCGATCTCGACGTACATCACGTGTGTGGTGGCCGGTCCGTACCACTACGTGACGGACTCCTACGAGCGGACCTTCGAGGACGGCACCCGGCTGGAGATCCCGCTCGGCGCCCTGTGCCGCAAGGGGCTCGCCCCGCACTTCGACGCCGACGACGTCTTCCTGATCACCAAGCAGGGCTTCGACTTCTTCCACGACCACTTCGACTACCCGTACCCCTTCGGGAAGTACGACCAGGCGTTCGTGCCCGAGTACAACCTGGGCGCGATGGAGAACCCGGGGATGGTGACCTTCCGGGAGGAGTACATCTTCCGCGGGAAGGTGACGCGGGCGTCGTACGAGGGCCGCGCCAACACGATCCTGCACGAGATGGCGCACATGTGGTTCGGCGACCTGGTCACCATGGAGTGGTGGGACGACCTGTGGCTGAAGGAGTCCTTCGCCGACTTCATGGGCGCCTTCGCGAACGTCGGCGCGACCCGCTTCAAGGACGCCTGGATCACCTTCGCCAACCGCCGCAAGGCCTGGGCCTACCGCGCCGACCAGCTCCCCTCCACGCACCCGATCACGGCCGACATCCGCGACCTGGAGGACGCCAAGCTCAACTTCGACGGCATCACCTACGCCAAGGGCGCCTCCGCGCTCAAGCAGCTGGTGGCGTACGTCGGGCAGGACGCGTTCCTGGAGGGCGCGCGGCGCTACTTCAAGCGGCACGCGTACGGCAACACGCGCCTGGGCGATCTGCTGTCGGTCCTGGAGGAGACCAGCGGCCGGGACATGGCGGCCTGGTCCCGCTCCTGGCTCCAGACGGCCGGCGTCAACTCGCTGACCCCGCAGGTGCTGCTGGGCGAGGCGGGCACGGTCGACGAGCTGGCGGTCGTGCAGGAGGCCGCCGAGTCGCACCCCGAACTGCGCCCGCACCGCGTCGCGGTGGGCCTGTACCGGCGTACGGCCGAGGGCACGCTGGAGCGCTACGCGCGCGCCGAGGTGGACGTCGAGGGGCCGCGCACGGTGGTGGCGGAGCTGGCCGGTGCCGAGGCGCCCGAACTGGTCCTGGTCAACGACGACGACCTCACGTACTGCAAGACGCGGTTCGACGCGACCTCGCTGGAGACGCTGCGCGAGCACCTGGGGTCCCTGACCGACCCGCTGGCCCGTGCCCTGTGCTGGTCGGCGCTGTGGAACATGACGCGGGACGCGCTGCTGCCGGCCCGGGACTTCGCGGCGCTGGTGCTGCGGTTCGCCGGACGCGAGTCCGACATCGGCGTCCTGCAGATGCTGCACGCCTGGACGAACTCGGCGCTGGTGCACTACGCGGCCCCCGACTGGCGGGAGACCGGCGGCCGGCTGCTCGGCGAGGGTGCGCTGCGCGAGCTGCGGGACGCGGCGCCGGGCAGTGAGCAGCAGCTGGCGTGGGCGCGGTTCTTCGCGTCGGTGGCGTCCGGCGAGGCGGAGCTGGAGCTGCTGCGCGGGCTGCTGGAGGGCACCGAGAAGATCGAGGGCCTGGACGTGGACCAGGAGCTGCGCTGGGCCTTCCTCGCGCCGCTGGCGGCCCACGGCGCCGCCGAGGAGGGCGTCCTGGCCGCCGAGCTGGCCCGCGACGACACGGCCTCCGGCAAGCGTCACCAGGTGCGCTGTCTGGCGGCCCGCCCCTCGGCGGCGGTGAAGGCGCAGGCCTGGGCGCAGGTCGTGGAGTCGGACGCGCTGTCGAACGCGCTGGTGGAGGCGACCATCGCCGGGTTCGCGCAGCCCTCGCAGCGGGACCTGCTCGCGCCGTACACCGAGAAGTACTTCGCGGCGATCGAGCGGGTGTGGGCCGAGCGGTCCATCCAGATCGGGATGGACGTGGTCCGGGGCCTGTTCCCGTCGCTGCGGGACTCCCAGGACACCCTGGACGCGACCGACGCGTGGCTGTCGGCGCACCAGGACGCGGCCCCGGCGCTGCGCCGGCTGGTGCTGGAGGCGCGGGACGACCTGGCGCGGGCGCTGCGGGCGCAGGCTTGTGACGGGGGTGCGTGA
- a CDS encoding mycothiol-dependent nitroreductase Rv2466c family protein, with amino-acid sequence MSEKTPVDFWFDPLCPWAWMTSRWILEVEKVRDIEVRWHLMSLAVLNEDKLDDLPAEYRELLETKAWGPVRVVIAAQEEHGADVLGDLYTALGTRIHNQDEGSGRETVAAALKDVGLPESLMDHWDDTPYEPQLRASHKEGIDKVGQEVGTPVIAVPGADGGQLAFFGPVVTPAPKGEDAAKLWDGTLAVASVPGFYEIKRTRTKGPDFSNL; translated from the coding sequence ATGTCGGAGAAGACGCCCGTCGACTTCTGGTTCGACCCCCTGTGCCCCTGGGCCTGGATGACCTCCCGCTGGATCCTGGAGGTGGAGAAGGTCAGGGACATCGAGGTCCGCTGGCACCTGATGAGCCTGGCCGTCCTCAACGAGGACAAGCTCGACGACCTGCCCGCCGAGTACCGCGAGCTGCTGGAGACCAAGGCCTGGGGCCCGGTACGGGTCGTCATCGCCGCCCAGGAGGAGCACGGCGCCGACGTGCTCGGCGACCTCTACACGGCGCTGGGCACCCGCATCCACAACCAGGACGAGGGCTCGGGCAGGGAGACGGTCGCCGCGGCCCTGAAGGACGTCGGCCTGCCCGAGTCCCTCATGGACCACTGGGACGACACCCCCTACGAGCCGCAGCTGCGCGCCTCCCACAAGGAGGGCATCGACAAGGTCGGCCAGGAGGTCGGCACCCCGGTCATCGCCGTGCCCGGCGCCGACGGCGGGCAGCTCGCCTTCTTCGGCCCGGTCGTCACCCCCGCCCCCAAGGGCGAGGACGCCGCCAAGCTCTGGGACGGCACCCTCGCCGTGGCCTCCGTACCGGGCTTCTACGAGATCAAGCGCACCCGCACCAAGGGCCCGGACTTCAGCAACCTCTGA
- a CDS encoding TauD/TfdA dioxygenase family protein produces MSDLRITKITSRIGAKVSGVDVSRPLDGATVTALGAALAEHKALVFDDVNLDDEGQQAFVRAFGDLTTAHPTVDAVNGAPNVLPVDSERGRANHWHTDVTFVLNPPQATSLRSLTVPPYGGETLIASSAGAYRDLPEPLRRLADGLWAEHTNDYDYAVADEDIDAEKAAHRSRFTSIKYRTAHPVVRVHPLTGERGLFIGGFAQRIVGLSVGESRKLLELLQSYVTRPENVLRHRWSENQLVLFDNRITQHYAVDNYDDRPRRLHRVTLAGPVPVGIEGKESYSIEGNASHYTPVAA; encoded by the coding sequence ATGAGCGATCTGCGGATCACCAAGATCACGTCCCGTATCGGCGCGAAGGTGTCCGGCGTCGACGTCTCCCGGCCGCTGGACGGGGCCACCGTCACCGCGCTGGGGGCCGCCCTCGCCGAGCACAAGGCGCTGGTCTTCGACGACGTGAACCTCGACGACGAGGGCCAGCAGGCCTTCGTGCGCGCCTTCGGGGACCTCACCACCGCCCACCCGACCGTCGACGCGGTGAACGGCGCCCCGAACGTGCTGCCGGTCGACAGCGAGCGGGGCCGCGCCAACCACTGGCACACCGACGTCACCTTCGTCCTCAACCCGCCGCAGGCCACCTCGCTGCGCAGCCTGACGGTCCCGCCGTACGGCGGCGAGACGCTGATCGCGTCCTCGGCGGGCGCCTACCGCGACCTGCCCGAGCCGCTGCGTCGGCTGGCCGACGGCCTGTGGGCGGAGCACACCAACGACTACGACTACGCGGTGGCGGACGAGGACATCGACGCCGAGAAGGCCGCGCACCGGTCCCGGTTCACCTCGATCAAGTACCGCACGGCCCACCCGGTGGTGCGGGTCCACCCGCTGACCGGCGAGCGCGGACTGTTCATCGGCGGGTTCGCGCAGCGGATCGTGGGCCTGTCGGTGGGCGAGTCGCGCAAGCTGCTCGAACTGCTCCAGTCCTACGTCACCCGCCCGGAGAACGTGCTGCGCCACCGCTGGTCGGAGAACCAGCTGGTGCTGTTCGACAACCGCATCACCCAGCACTACGCCGTCGACAACTACGACGACCGGCCGCGCCGCCTGCACCGGGTGACGCTGGCCGGTCCCGTGCCGGTGGGCATCGAGGGCAAGGAGAGCTACTCGATCGAGGGGAACGCCTCGCACTACACCCCGGTCGCCGCGTAA
- a CDS encoding LLM class flavin-dependent oxidoreductase, with protein sequence MTRRLHLNAFLMNTGHHEASWRLPESDPYAHVSLAHYVKLARTAERGTFDSLFLADGPQLWSDLAQRPAGALEPLTLLTALATATEHIGLIATASTSYNSPYNLARRFASLDIVSGGRAGWNIVTTAGAEAARNFGLDAEPAHAERYARAAEFLDVALKLWDSWEDDAVLADKAAGVWGDDARVHPPRHKGTYFSVEGALNVPRTPQGYPLLVQAGSSTDGKAFAARYAEAVFTAQQTLGDAQAFYADVKSRTRLAGRDPGHLKVLPGIVPVLGSTEAEARAAERILDDHIVPAHGVRRLEDLLRLEPGTLDLDGPLPDDLPPESAIEGAKSRYTLIVELARRERLTVRRLIGRLGGGRGHLTFTGTPEQVADRIESWFTQGAADGFNIMPPVLPSGLETFVDHVVPVLRERGLLRTAYGPRQTLRERYGLPRPRNQYVTEATDPAAAGAPAPAALTRI encoded by the coding sequence ATGACCCGCCGACTGCATCTGAACGCGTTCCTGATGAACACCGGTCACCACGAGGCGTCCTGGCGGCTGCCGGAGAGCGACCCGTACGCGCACGTGAGTCTCGCGCACTACGTGAAGCTGGCCCGGACCGCCGAACGGGGCACGTTCGACTCGCTGTTCCTCGCCGACGGCCCGCAGCTGTGGAGCGACCTCGCGCAGCGGCCGGCCGGCGCGCTGGAACCGCTCACCCTCCTGACGGCGCTGGCCACCGCGACCGAGCACATCGGGCTGATCGCGACCGCGTCCACGTCCTACAACTCGCCCTACAACCTGGCCCGCAGGTTCGCCTCGCTGGACATCGTCAGCGGCGGCCGGGCCGGCTGGAACATCGTCACCACCGCGGGGGCCGAGGCGGCCCGCAACTTCGGCCTGGACGCCGAGCCCGCGCACGCCGAACGCTACGCCCGTGCCGCCGAGTTCCTGGACGTGGCACTGAAGCTGTGGGACAGCTGGGAGGACGACGCGGTCCTCGCCGACAAGGCGGCCGGCGTGTGGGGCGACGACGCCCGCGTCCATCCGCCGCGCCACAAGGGGACGTACTTCAGCGTCGAGGGCGCGCTCAACGTGCCCCGCACCCCGCAGGGCTACCCGCTGCTGGTGCAGGCCGGGTCCTCGACGGACGGCAAGGCCTTCGCGGCCCGGTACGCGGAGGCGGTCTTCACCGCGCAGCAGACGCTCGGGGACGCGCAGGCCTTCTACGCCGACGTCAAGTCCCGCACCCGGCTCGCGGGGCGCGACCCCGGGCACCTCAAGGTGCTGCCGGGCATCGTCCCGGTGCTCGGTTCCACCGAGGCGGAGGCGCGCGCCGCGGAGCGGATCCTGGACGACCACATCGTGCCCGCGCACGGCGTGCGGCGCCTGGAGGACCTGCTGCGGCTGGAGCCCGGCACCCTGGACCTGGACGGTCCGCTCCCGGACGACCTGCCGCCGGAGAGCGCCATCGAGGGCGCCAAGAGCCGCTACACGCTGATCGTGGAGCTGGCCCGGCGCGAGCGCCTGACCGTGCGGCGGCTGATCGGGCGGCTGGGCGGCGGGCGCGGCCACCTGACCTTCACCGGGACACCGGAGCAGGTGGCCGACCGGATCGAGTCGTGGTTCACGCAGGGCGCGGCCGACGGCTTCAACATCATGCCGCCGGTACTGCCCTCGGGCCTGGAGACCTTCGTGGACCACGTCGTCCCGGTCCTGCGCGAGCGCGGACTGCTGCGCACCGCGTACGGGCCCCGGCAGACCCTGCGCGAGCGCTACGGACTGCCCCGGCCCCGCAACCAGTACGTCACCGAGGCCACCGACCCGGCCGCGGCCGGGGCACCGGCACCGGCCGCACTCACCCGCATCTGA
- a CDS encoding ABC transporter ATP-binding protein: MATHTEQLTRPAVRLHGLTRSFKGRTVLDGIDLELPAGQFTALLGHSGSGKSTLLRAVAGLDHGVEGDGRLSAPERVSVVFQDSRLLPWSRVLDNVLLGAEGKEAAGRGRAALAEVGLAGRERAWPGELSGGEAQRAALARALVREPQLLLADEPFGALDALTRIRMHGLLRELWKRHRPTVLLVTHDVDEAIVLADRVLVLENGRIGLDLTIDRPHPRSYREPKLGEYRERLLAALGVTEDH; encoded by the coding sequence GTGGCGACGCACACTGAGCAGCTGACCCGTCCGGCCGTCCGGCTACACGGTCTGACCAGGTCGTTCAAGGGCCGTACGGTGCTCGACGGCATCGACCTCGAACTGCCCGCGGGCCAGTTCACGGCGCTGCTGGGGCACAGCGGCTCCGGCAAGAGCACGCTGCTGCGGGCCGTGGCCGGACTGGACCACGGCGTCGAGGGCGACGGCCGGCTGTCGGCACCGGAGCGGGTGTCGGTGGTGTTCCAGGACTCCCGGCTGCTGCCCTGGTCCCGGGTGCTGGACAACGTGCTGCTCGGCGCGGAGGGCAAGGAGGCCGCCGGGCGCGGCCGGGCCGCCCTGGCCGAGGTCGGTCTCGCGGGGCGCGAACGGGCCTGGCCCGGGGAGCTGTCCGGCGGCGAGGCCCAGCGGGCGGCGCTGGCCCGGGCCCTGGTGCGGGAGCCGCAACTGCTGCTCGCCGACGAGCCGTTCGGCGCGCTGGACGCCCTGACCCGGATCAGGATGCACGGCCTGCTGCGGGAGCTGTGGAAGCGCCACCGGCCCACGGTGCTGCTGGTCACCCACGACGTCGACGAGGCGATCGTGCTCGCCGACCGGGTGCTGGTGCTGGAGAACGGCCGTATCGGCCTCGACCTGACCATCGACCGCCCCCATCCGCGCTCCTACCGGGAGCCGAAGCTGGGCGAGTACCGGGAGCGGCTGCTGGCCGCCCTCGGTGTGACGGAGGACCACTGA